From Candidatus Eremiobacterota bacterium, the proteins below share one genomic window:
- a CDS encoding tetratricopeptide repeat protein, with protein MHRRAIDICNKGYVFGLDERFQEALELFDNALELDPGLVEALSNKAVILSKTGHVPEALLCLEKAAKLRPASFSVWMTWADVLIMAGTYQDAFEKAERATRLSFRDPRPWITKGNTLFKLGRNDEALACHTKALSIDSRNILAWKNKRLVLYTMKRYGEALECSEQLVRLSPSDVESWIGMGILLEELSREKEATACFEKALEHNSESALLWIYCGRLKEKSGDITGAISAYSQAFRYDPSLVEARRHLTALSGRGDEEELKKALIEDPENVEIYIELGYHYFSLNQSEEALEIFRRAHERAPENKEVLNLMAWILYYRGAIEEARALGDQLISRGKEPPGVHYLMGLIYFQEQRLREAEAELRLVLEHERHNYSLRYYLGMLKGQMGRFDEALRELNELIQLDPTNFAAKISVGSLYIKQGKAEEAETLFRQLVEKDCTLPGAEEGLISAYLLRNRYDEAEALLNSMGERNKSEDFVLYHLGNICYAKGKLEEACRIWTRLEKRPAHSVDERFLLALVYYFTGNLQKAEKVTAEGLAIYPGNLVLLNCMGLVWLQEKRYEEVRQVLCHEVALLPWSTDAHFKLARLLLTMGEHDKAREHFGKALASEADATPVTIAAEGFLKLMDKAFDQAIQAAKKASGLDMNFPDAYFLAGEAARGLGRYGEAEGYLRKAFQLVPYHCEYREALEALTASRGGPHQGGHSQNGYSQNGSDKGVL; from the coding sequence ATGCATAGAAGAGCCATCGATATCTGCAACAAAGGATACGTTTTTGGCCTGGACGAGCGCTTCCAGGAGGCCCTTGAGCTTTTTGACAATGCTCTGGAGCTGGACCCGGGTCTTGTCGAGGCCTTGTCCAACAAGGCCGTTATCCTCTCCAAGACGGGCCATGTTCCCGAAGCCCTTCTCTGCCTGGAGAAAGCGGCAAAACTGAGGCCGGCCTCCTTTTCCGTGTGGATGACATGGGCCGACGTGCTTATCATGGCGGGTACCTATCAGGACGCCTTTGAGAAGGCAGAGCGGGCCACCAGGCTCTCCTTCAGGGACCCTCGACCCTGGATCACGAAAGGGAATACCCTTTTCAAGCTCGGGAGAAACGATGAGGCTCTGGCCTGCCACACAAAAGCCCTTTCAATAGACAGCAGGAACATACTTGCCTGGAAGAACAAGCGCCTTGTGCTTTACACGATGAAGCGCTACGGCGAAGCGCTTGAGTGCAGTGAGCAGCTCGTCAGGCTCAGTCCCTCCGACGTGGAGAGCTGGATAGGGATGGGGATCCTTCTGGAGGAGCTCTCCCGTGAGAAAGAGGCCACGGCCTGCTTTGAAAAGGCCCTCGAGCACAACAGCGAGAGCGCCCTTCTGTGGATATACTGCGGCCGCCTCAAGGAGAAGTCCGGCGACATCACGGGGGCAATCAGCGCATACAGCCAGGCTTTCAGGTACGATCCCTCCCTCGTGGAGGCCCGGCGCCACCTTACCGCCCTTTCGGGGAGGGGCGACGAGGAGGAGCTGAAAAAGGCCCTCATTGAAGATCCCGAGAACGTGGAGATCTACATAGAGCTCGGCTATCATTATTTCTCCCTGAACCAGAGCGAGGAGGCCCTTGAGATTTTCAGGCGCGCCCATGAGAGGGCCCCTGAGAACAAGGAGGTCCTGAACCTTATGGCCTGGATTCTCTATTACCGCGGGGCCATTGAAGAAGCCCGCGCGCTGGGAGATCAACTGATAAGCCGCGGCAAGGAGCCCCCAGGGGTGCATTACCTGATGGGTCTCATCTACTTTCAGGAGCAGAGGCTCAGGGAGGCCGAGGCGGAATTGAGGCTGGTCCTGGAGCATGAGCGCCATAACTACTCGCTGAGATATTACCTTGGCATGCTCAAAGGACAGATGGGCAGATTCGATGAGGCTCTCCGCGAGTTGAACGAGCTCATCCAGCTTGATCCCACCAACTTCGCCGCAAAAATTTCCGTGGGATCCCTCTATATCAAGCAGGGAAAGGCAGAGGAGGCCGAGACCCTTTTCCGGCAATTGGTGGAAAAGGACTGCACGCTCCCCGGCGCCGAGGAAGGCCTGATCTCGGCATATCTTCTCAGGAACAGGTACGACGAGGCCGAGGCGCTTTTGAACTCGATGGGGGAGAGAAACAAGAGCGAGGACTTTGTCCTCTATCATCTCGGGAACATCTGCTACGCGAAGGGAAAGCTCGAAGAAGCCTGCCGGATATGGACCCGCCTGGAAAAGCGCCCTGCGCACAGCGTTGACGAGAGATTTCTGCTGGCCCTTGTCTATTATTTCACCGGCAACCTGCAGAAAGCCGAGAAGGTGACTGCCGAAGGCCTCGCGATATACCCAGGGAACCTGGTGCTTCTTAATTGCATGGGGCTTGTGTGGCTCCAGGAGAAGCGGTACGAGGAAGTTCGCCAGGTGCTCTGCCACGAAGTGGCCCTCCTTCCCTGGTCAACCGATGCCCATTTCAAGCTGGCGCGTCTCTTGCTCACCATGGGCGAGCATGACAAGGCGCGGGAGCATTTCGGCAAGGCCCTTGCCTCGGAGGCCGACGCCACGCCGGTCACCATTGCCGCCGAAGGCTTTCTGAAGCTCATGGACAAGGCCTTTGACCAGGCCATCCAGGCGGCGAAAAAGGCCTCGGGCCTTGATATGAATTTTCCTGATGCCTATTTCCTCGCGGGGGAAGCGGCGCGGGGCCTCGGCAGATACGGCGAAGCAGAAGGATATCTCAGGAAGGCTTTTCAGCTTGTGCCCTACCACTGTGAGTACCGCGAGGCCCTGGAGGCTCTTACCGCCTCCAGGGGAGGCCCTCATCAGGGCGGGCATTCTCAGAACGGGTATTCTCAGAACGGCAGCGACAAGGGAGTTCTCTGA
- a CDS encoding amidohydrolase family protein: MIIDAHTHVHRVPGSFWDSPPERLLALMEEAGVEKSVIMSYGGAPAEVSIDYIDECVRKYPGKFIGYANINLAEEKDPCGLLRHAIEDLGFKGLKLHPVAYHMLPAHESSLELLKEAGRLGVPALFHCGDEEYTMPLQIAEAAALAPGTTFILGHMGGYFHCADALKAAEHHANIMLETSAMPYPSVIREAVKLLGAARVIFASDGPGCPPHLDAEKVRCAGLSSAEEACLFHGNIERLHGA, translated from the coding sequence ATGATTATTGATGCCCATACCCATGTCCACAGAGTTCCCGGCTCCTTCTGGGACTCGCCGCCCGAGCGCCTTCTCGCCCTCATGGAGGAGGCCGGCGTGGAAAAGTCTGTTATCATGTCATATGGCGGGGCCCCTGCCGAGGTTTCCATAGACTACATCGATGAGTGCGTGAGAAAATACCCCGGAAAATTCATAGGCTACGCCAACATCAACCTCGCCGAGGAAAAAGATCCCTGCGGGCTCCTGCGGCATGCCATAGAGGACCTCGGCTTCAAAGGCCTCAAGCTCCACCCGGTGGCCTACCATATGCTTCCTGCCCATGAAAGCTCCCTGGAGCTCCTGAAGGAGGCCGGCAGGCTCGGCGTGCCGGCCCTTTTCCACTGTGGAGATGAGGAATATACCATGCCCCTTCAGATTGCCGAGGCTGCAGCCCTGGCCCCCGGCACCACCTTCATCCTGGGCCATATGGGAGGCTATTTCCACTGTGCTGACGCCCTGAAAGCAGCAGAACACCACGCCAACATCATGCTCGAGACCTCGGCCATGCCCTATCCCTCGGTGATAAGGGAGGCCGTGAAACTGCTCGGGGCGGCCCGGGTCATCTTCGCGAGCGACGGGCCGGGATGCCCTCCGCATCTGGACGCGGAGAAGGTCCGGTGCGCCGGGCTTTCAAGCGCCGAAGAGGCCTGCCTTTTCCACGGGAACATAGAGCGCCTCCACGGCGCATGA
- a CDS encoding amidohydrolase family protein, whose translation MVLDAHVHLGTSLFGHHMDENSILSSLGACGVDRCVLCPVKPFEYHLEPENDRVAKAVKAHGDRFTGFARVDPHRGTKAVEELARAVETLGLRGLYLDPWEETFQVNCKKMAPLMEKALEYKIPVMVRGGFPIVSHASQIGDLAGEWPGVTIIATSGGQINVSGGGLEHARQLLLRHSNVLMETSGIYREDFIEEMARTLGPERLVYGSGAPLFEMRFELERVRRAHLPPEAKKSIAGETMAALLAATGPSC comes from the coding sequence ATGGTACTTGATGCCCACGTCCACCTGGGAACCTCGCTTTTCGGCCATCATATGGACGAAAACTCTATCCTGTCGTCGCTTGGCGCATGCGGAGTTGATCGCTGCGTGCTCTGCCCGGTAAAACCCTTTGAGTACCACCTGGAGCCTGAAAATGACCGCGTTGCAAAGGCAGTAAAGGCCCATGGCGACCGTTTCACGGGCTTTGCAAGGGTTGACCCCCACAGGGGGACAAAAGCCGTCGAGGAACTTGCGAGGGCTGTCGAAACGCTGGGCCTCAGGGGGCTCTATCTCGATCCCTGGGAGGAGACCTTCCAGGTGAACTGCAAAAAAATGGCTCCCCTGATGGAAAAGGCCCTGGAATACAAAATTCCCGTGATGGTGAGGGGAGGCTTCCCCATCGTCTCCCATGCGAGCCAGATAGGCGATCTGGCAGGGGAATGGCCAGGCGTGACCATAATCGCCACCAGCGGAGGGCAGATCAACGTGAGCGGCGGCGGCCTTGAGCATGCCAGGCAGCTGCTGCTGCGGCATTCCAATGTGCTTATGGAGACATCGGGCATCTACCGCGAGGACTTTATCGAGGAGATGGCGAGGACCCTTGGCCCTGAGAGGCTCGTCTATGGAAGCGGGGCTCCCCTCTTCGAGATGCGGTTCGAGCTGGAGCGCGTGAGGAGGGCCCACCTCCCTCCCGAGGCGAAAAAGAGCATCGCAGGGGAGACCATGGCGGCCCTTCTTGCTGCTACTGGTCCTTCTTGTTGA
- a CDS encoding HD domain-containing protein, giving the protein MDAVISFLTSHPFFYSLGTKDILSFSSFVHITNYAQGQVILRQGSLSDSLFMIMKGHVVITVIDEEGRELVVAQRGVGEFLGERILAGEKQWFYSAKAVDEVTVLVMEGQSFRNVVRAFPDLNERLERLIAQREAQMDFYRLDFESDYRKRAEAATFAIDPSLPYLLNQLNEAAGGKAQLEHCKSVAFLAREISKILCPMMNELIYWAGLLHEIGKLALDDSTIIRLRSKESLSDEEQEQVARIYENAMEILKPDESLSEQMYFIGYLGKESYHDMPLEAQILRVANDYIELLETRSVVNAIEELRSQSDIMYNPRILQALDEVFDKFHSLRLNSQINFIRMLNVALNAKNPVSAEHTSSVTQLCLLLGKKLGLSREHLEELKLGSELHNVGMIYVPHEILNAERKLTEEEFAFIKRHPVDSAAFFQDITGMERLSDFILHHHEKYDGTGYPKGLAGNDIPLFSRILKVADVYCALRRPRVYRRNKKGEILYYKPLMALTIMGQMQPGEFDPGILSLFKDMLKRGELRSLAEEG; this is encoded by the coding sequence ATGGACGCCGTAATAAGCTTCTTGACCTCACATCCTTTTTTCTATAGCCTGGGAACAAAAGATATCCTCTCTTTTTCTTCTTTTGTCCACATCACCAATTACGCCCAGGGCCAGGTGATTCTGCGCCAGGGCTCCCTCAGTGACTCCCTGTTCATGATAATGAAAGGCCACGTGGTGATAACGGTAATCGACGAAGAGGGAAGGGAGCTCGTAGTGGCGCAGCGGGGCGTCGGCGAGTTCCTCGGCGAAAGGATTCTGGCCGGCGAGAAACAGTGGTTCTACTCTGCGAAAGCCGTAGACGAAGTGACGGTCCTGGTGATGGAGGGGCAGTCCTTCAGGAACGTGGTCCGTGCCTTCCCCGATCTCAATGAGCGCCTGGAGCGCCTCATAGCCCAGAGGGAAGCCCAGATGGATTTCTATCGCCTCGATTTCGAGAGCGATTACAGGAAAAGGGCAGAGGCTGCCACCTTCGCCATCGATCCCAGCCTTCCCTATCTCCTCAACCAGCTCAACGAAGCCGCAGGGGGGAAAGCCCAGCTTGAGCACTGCAAGTCCGTAGCTTTTCTTGCAAGGGAAATCAGCAAGATCCTGTGCCCCATGATGAACGAGCTTATTTACTGGGCAGGCCTCCTCCACGAGATCGGCAAGCTTGCCCTTGATGACAGCACCATCATCAGGCTGAGAAGCAAGGAGTCCCTCAGTGACGAGGAGCAAGAGCAGGTGGCCAGGATCTACGAGAATGCCATGGAGATTCTGAAGCCCGACGAGTCCCTCAGCGAGCAGATGTATTTTATCGGCTACCTGGGAAAAGAAAGCTACCACGATATGCCCCTGGAGGCCCAGATCCTCAGGGTCGCCAATGACTACATCGAGCTGCTTGAAACCAGGTCTGTCGTGAATGCCATCGAGGAGCTCAGGTCCCAGAGCGATATCATGTACAACCCCAGGATTCTTCAGGCTCTCGACGAGGTTTTTGACAAGTTTCACAGCCTCCGCCTGAACAGCCAGATCAACTTCATCAGGATGCTCAACGTGGCCCTCAACGCAAAAAATCCCGTCTCGGCGGAGCACACGAGCTCTGTTACCCAGCTCTGCCTTCTCTTGGGCAAGAAGCTCGGTCTCTCGAGGGAGCACCTCGAGGAGCTGAAGCTTGGATCAGAGCTTCACAACGTGGGCATGATATACGTGCCTCATGAGATCTTGAATGCCGAGCGCAAGCTCACCGAGGAGGAATTTGCCTTCATCAAGCGCCATCCCGTTGACTCGGCGGCCTTCTTCCAGGATATCACCGGGATGGAGCGGCTGAGCGACTTCATCCTCCATCACCATGAAAAATATGACGGCACAGGATACCCCAAAGGGCTTGCCGGGAACGACATCCCCCTTTTCTCGAGGATCCTGAAGGTCGCCGACGTTTACTGCGCTCTCCGGCGCCCACGGGTATACCGGAGAAACAAGAAGGGGGAGATCCTCTATTACAAGCCCCTCATGGCTCTCACCATCATGGGGCAGATGCAGCCCGGCGAATTTGACCCGGGCATTCTCTCCCTCTTCAAGGACATGCTCAAGAGGGGCGAGCTGAGAAGCCTTGCCGAGGAAGGGTGA